One window of the Rissa tridactyla isolate bRisTri1 chromosome 9, bRisTri1.patW.cur.20221130, whole genome shotgun sequence genome contains the following:
- the HPRT1 gene encoding hypoxanthine-guanine phosphoribosyltransferase isoform X2 has translation MATPSPCIVIGDDEQGYDLDLFCIPKHYADDLEKVYIPHGLIMDRTERLAREIMKGMGGHHIVALCVLKGGYKFFADLLDYIKALNRNSDKSIPMTVDFIRLKSYCNDQSTGDIKVIGGDDLSTLTGKNVLIVEDIIDTGKTMKTLLSLLKQYNPKMVKVASLLVKRTPRSVGYRPDFVGFEVPDKFVVGYALDYNEYFRDLNHICVISETGKQKYKA, from the exons aTGGCGACCCCCAGCCCCTGCATCGTG ATTGGTGACGATGAACAAGGTTATGACCTGGACTTGTTCTGCATACCTAAACATTACGCAGATGATTTGGAAAAAGTCTATATTCCTCATGGGCTCATCATGGACAG GACGGAGAGACTGGCACGAGAAATTATGAAGGGCATGGGAGGACACCACATTGTAGCACTCTGTGTACTCAAGGGTGGCTATAAATTTTTTGCTGATTTATTAGACTACATCAAAGCACTGAACAGGAACAGTGACAAATCAATCCCTATGACTGTCGACTTCATTAGGTTGAAGAGTTATTGT AACGATCAATCGACTGGAGATATAAAAGTCATTGGTGGGGATGACCTCTCGACCTTGACTGGAAAG AATGTTTTGATCGTAGAA gatatAATTGATACTGGTAAAACAATGAAAACGTTGCTGTCTCTACTTAAGCAATACAATCCAAAGATGGTGAAAGTAGCCAG TTTGTTGGTAAAAAGAACTCCTCGAAGTGTGGGATATCGGCCAGACT TTGTTGGATTTGAAGTGCCAGACAAATTTGTTGTGGGATACGCCCTAGATTACAATGAATACTTTAGAGATTTGAAC cataTCTGTGTGATCAGCGAGACGGGGAAGCAGAAGTACAAAGCATGA
- the HPRT1 gene encoding hypoxanthine-guanine phosphoribosyltransferase isoform X1, with protein sequence MGGWRSLEASREGLEAEDGAGSRSCRLSSAGEEVPGGRERGRYNFHPCGRQRGPGTPSESLEPPNSEIGDDEQGYDLDLFCIPKHYADDLEKVYIPHGLIMDRTERLAREIMKGMGGHHIVALCVLKGGYKFFADLLDYIKALNRNSDKSIPMTVDFIRLKSYCNDQSTGDIKVIGGDDLSTLTGKNVLIVEDIIDTGKTMKTLLSLLKQYNPKMVKVASLLVKRTPRSVGYRPDFVGFEVPDKFVVGYALDYNEYFRDLNHICVISETGKQKYKA encoded by the exons ATGGGGGGTTGGCGGTCACTGGAGGCCTCCCGGGAGGGTTTAGAGGCGGAGGACGGCGCGGGGAGCCGGAGCTGCCGCCTCAGCAGCGCAGGGGAAGAAGTTCCCGGCGGGCGGGAGCGCGGCCGGTACAACTTCCATCCCTGCGGGCGGCAGCGAGGGCCGGGAACGCCGTCCGAGTCGCTTGAGCCTCCGAATTCGGAG ATTGGTGACGATGAACAAGGTTATGACCTGGACTTGTTCTGCATACCTAAACATTACGCAGATGATTTGGAAAAAGTCTATATTCCTCATGGGCTCATCATGGACAG GACGGAGAGACTGGCACGAGAAATTATGAAGGGCATGGGAGGACACCACATTGTAGCACTCTGTGTACTCAAGGGTGGCTATAAATTTTTTGCTGATTTATTAGACTACATCAAAGCACTGAACAGGAACAGTGACAAATCAATCCCTATGACTGTCGACTTCATTAGGTTGAAGAGTTATTGT AACGATCAATCGACTGGAGATATAAAAGTCATTGGTGGGGATGACCTCTCGACCTTGACTGGAAAG AATGTTTTGATCGTAGAA gatatAATTGATACTGGTAAAACAATGAAAACGTTGCTGTCTCTACTTAAGCAATACAATCCAAAGATGGTGAAAGTAGCCAG TTTGTTGGTAAAAAGAACTCCTCGAAGTGTGGGATATCGGCCAGACT TTGTTGGATTTGAAGTGCCAGACAAATTTGTTGTGGGATACGCCCTAGATTACAATGAATACTTTAGAGATTTGAAC cataTCTGTGTGATCAGCGAGACGGGGAAGCAGAAGTACAAAGCATGA